The DNA region CTGGCCAACCAGGCATCGGTACGGGAGGCGGCGAAGGAACTGAACGACCGCTTCGGCGCCATCGACCTGCTGATCAACAACGCGGGCGTGATGTGGACGCCCGAGTCCCGCACCGCCGACGGCTTCGAGTTGCAGTTCGCCACCAACCACCTCGGCCACTTCGCGCTCACCGGGCTCCTCCTGGACGCACTGCGCGCACGCCCCGGCGCGCGGATCGTGACGATCAGCAGTTACCTCCACAAACTGGGCCGGATCGACTTCGACGACCTGAACGCCGAACACCGCTACGGCAGATACCGGGCCTACAACCGGTCCAAGCTCGCCAACGTGATGTTCGCCCTGGAGCTGCAACGCAGGCTGGCCGAGTCGGGCGCGGACACCGTCTCGCTCGCCGCCCACCCCGGCCTCGCCGCCACCGGCCTCGGACGGCACATCCCCGCCGCCCTGCGCACGCTCGGCCGGCCTCTCGCCCCCCTGTTCCTGCAGCACGCCGGGACCGGCATGCTGGCCGGCCTGCGCGCCGCCACCGACCCCGCGGCCCGCGGCGGCGAGTTCCACGGCCCGCTCGGCCCCACCGGGACAAGAGGCCCGGTCGGCCCCGCACGCCCCGGCCGCGGCGCACGCGATCCACACGCGCGTGGGCGGCTCTGGGCGGAGTCCGAGCGGCTGACGGGCGTCCGCTACACCTTCTGAGGCGGCTGACGCACCTCGCGCCTCAAGACGGTCGCTCCGAACGTGCCCCGACACGGCGCGCGCTGCTCAGGGCACTCCAGGAGATGAACCCCGAGAGCCCCACGGGGTGGGATGAGGACGCACTGGAACCGTCCGCTTACGAATTCGGGAGGCGACAGCTGGTGAAAGCACTGGTGCTGACTGGCGGATCCGGCGTCCGTCTCCGTCCGTTCACGTACTCCACGCCGAAACAGCTCATGCCGCTCGCGAACAAACCGGTCTTGGACCATGTGATCGCCCATGTCCGCGCGCTGGGTGCGACAGAGGTCTGCCTCCTCACCGGCGACTGGGCCGACGCCATCACCGAAGCCATGGGCGACGGCTCCCGCTTCGACGTCACTCTCACCTACCTCCGCCAGGACCGGCCACTGGGCCTGGCCCACGCGGTGCAGTCGGCCCGCCCGTTCCTGGGCGACGACGACTTCCTGATGTACCTGGGGGACAACATCCTGACCGACGACTCCGGCGAGGCCGCCGAAATCGTCGGAGACTTCCGGCAACACCGCCCGGCCGCCGGACTCGTGGTGCAGCACGTGGCGGACCCGCGCGCCTACGGCGTGGCCGAGGTGGACACGGACGGCTCCGTACGGCGACTGGTGGAGAAGCCGTCCCGGCCACGCACCGACCTGGCCGTCGTGGGCCTCTACTACTTCACCGCGGCCATCCACCGGGCGACCGACGCCATCAAGCCCAGCGCCCGCGGCGAACTGGAGATCACCGACGCCGTCCAATGGCTCATCGACCAGGGAGAACAGGTCTCGGCCCGCCGATACAGCGGCTTCTGGAAAGACGTCGGACGGGCCGACGACGTCCTGCACTGCAACCGCCGGCTGCTCGGCGAACTGCGCACCGACGTCAGGGGCGAGATCGACCCGGCCAGTGAACTACGCGGCCAGGTCGTCATCGAGGCGGGCGCCCGGGTGGTCCGCTCCCGCATCGAAGGGCCGGCGATCATCGGTCCAGGCACCCTGATCGAGGACAGCAGGATCGGACCCGGAACCTCCATCGGACGCGACTGCGTGGTACGCGGCACCCACGTGTCCGACTCGGTCGTCCTCCAAGGCGCCCACATCCACACGTCCCGGGGCCTGCGCGGTTCCCTCGTCGGCCGGTTCGCCACCGTCGGCCCGGGCGAACAGGGCGACCCCGACCACCACTTCGTGATCGGTGACCACGCGCAGATCGAGATGACCGTGGTCTGAGCCCCGGCCCCGCGACCTCCCCCCGTCCGGCGGGCCCGCGGGCCCTTTGACCGGCCGCCCCGGAAGAGACCGGGGACGTCACCGTCCGCGCGGTCCCGCACCGGCCGGACGAAAGCTGGATCTCCAGGAGTTCGGCCGGACGGGACGGCCGAACGGACGGAGAACACTCCCGAGGAGTTCTTGTGCCGGAAGTCCTGGTACCGCCCATGGAGTCCCACTCGTTGCTCGTCTTCCTTCTCCAAGTGGGCCTGCTGCTCCTCTCGGCGATCGTGCTGGGACGCCTCGCAGCACGCATAGGCATGCCCTCGATCGTGGGGGAGCTGACCGCAGGCGTCTTCCTGGGCCCGTCCCTGCTGGGATGGGCGGCCCCGGACCTCTCGGCCTGGCTGCTGCCGGCCGATCCGGCGCAGATGCACATGCTCGACGCCGTCGGTCAGATCGCCGTCCTGCTCCTGGTGGGACTCACCGGAACCGAGATGGACCTCGGTCTGATGCGCCGCCGGCGCCGTACCGCGCTGCGGATCAGCCTGTCCGGTCTGCTCATTCCCCTCGCGCTCGGTATCGCCGCGGGCTTCCCGCTGGCCCGGCTGCTCTCCCCGGGCAGGTCCGACCCCACGGTCTTCGCCCTCTTCCTGGGCGTGGCCATGTGCGTCAGCGCGATCCCCGTCATCGCCAAGACGCTCATGGACATGAACCTCATCCACCGCAATGTGAGCCAGCTCGCGCTCATGGCCGGCATGATCGACGACGCCTTCGGGTGGTTCATGCTGTCGATCGTCTCCGCGATGGCCGTGGGCGGCCTCGGAGCAGACGACATCGCCCTGACACTGCTGCGCATGCTGCTCGTCCTGCTCGTGGCGGTCGTGATCGGACGCCCCCTCATCCGGACCGCTCTGCGCAGCGGCGCCGGTTCCCGGGAACGGGTCGTCGCGATCGTCGTCGTGCTGGTCCTGCTCGCCGGCTCCGGCACCCAGGCCCTCGGACTGGAAGCGGTCTTCGGAGCCTTCGTCTGCGGCATCCTCATCGGTTCCACCAAGGAGTTCACCGCGGAACGCACGGCCCCCCTGCGCACCGTCGTCCTCTCCGTACTGGCTCCGCTGTTCTTCGTCACCGCGGGACTGAGGGTCGACCTCAGGGCACTGGCCCAGCCCAAGGTGCTGACGGCGGCCCTGGCCGTGCTCGTCATCGCGGTCGCCGGCAAGTTCGCCGGAGCCTACCTCGGAGCGCGGCTGAGCCGGCTGACCAAGTGGGAGGCGCTGGCGCTCGGCGCCGGGATGAACGCCCGCGGCGTCGTCGAGGTCATCGTCGCCATGGTCGGCCTGCGACTGGGAATCCTGGACGCCGCCACCTACACCATCGTGGTCCTCGTCGCCGTGGTGACCTCGATCATGGCACCGCCGCTGCTGCGCGTGGCCATGAGACGCATCGAGCACACCGAGGAGGAGCAACTCCGCCTGATCGCACGGGGCGGTGGCCTCGACGAGCAGTGGAGCCAGAGCCCGCCCGGCAACGAGATCCACGAGCCGAGGGTGCGGTGAGGGTGTGCCCGCCGCAGCTGCGGCGGGCACACCCCCTCACCGGCGACCCGGCGATCGGGCGGGCCCGCGAGGTCAGCTGGTGGTGAACATGCCGCTGGAGACGTTGAGGAACGTACCGGTGATCGCACCGGCACGGTCGGACGCGAGGAACGCGGCGGTGCCGGCGACCTCGGACAGGCGCGGCGACCTCTTCGTCATCCGCATCTGGTCGAGGTTGGCGAGGATACCCCGCAGCCCCTCCTCGTCGACGACGGCGCCGTGTTCGGCCAGCTTCTCCCGGGTGATCGTCTCCGGCAGGCCCGCGGTCCAGATACCGGCGACCCGCACACCGGACGGGCCGATCTCGGCGGCCAGGTTGCGGATCAGTACGTCCAGCGCGGCGTCCGCCGGGCCGGTGCTGCCCATCATCGTGCTCCCGACCGCCGAACCGCTGTTCAGCGCCAGGATCACCCCACTGCCCTGCTCGACCATGTGCTTCGCCGCCGCCCGCGCCGTGATGAAGTTCGCCCGCAGCTGATCGTGCACCAGCGTGGTCACGTCGTCGACGGCCATGTCGATCAGCGGCACGCCCTGGAGACCGCGCACGCGGATCAGGTTCATCGACACGTCCAGCCGGCCGGCCTCCCGGGCCACGGCCGCCGCGTGCTCGGTGACGGCCTGCTCGTCGAAGACGTCGAGCACCGTCGCCGAGGCCATCCCGCCGCTGTTGGCGATCTCCTTGGCGACGCGCTCGACCGGCTCCGGCGTCCGGCCGGCCAGGTACACCCTCGCGCCCTCGGCGGCGAAGGTGCGGGCCACGGCGGACCCGATCGAGCCGCCCCCGCCGTAGACGATCGCGGTCCTGTCCTGCAGCAGCATGTGGTTTCTCCCGTGCATCGGGCACGTGCCCCGTTGGCCGTGCGCATGATCGATTAGACGAAAGGGCACGGGGAAACTCATCGATCGGCTTCCGCACAGATGCCGGCGGCGGCCGTAGAAGGGGCGCGGAAGCGGCCGGAAGACGGTGATCGCGGAGGTCAGGCCACGTCCGGCCCACCGCTGTCGGACATCTGTTCACGGAGTACGGGGGGCCTGCCCGTTGACGTGCCCGGTGTCCGCCGAGTCCCCGGGACCTCCCGGGCGTTCCGCCCAGGGCGGGGCGGGGGCCGGTGGGGGAGGACAGGAGGAAGAACACGTCCGTGCCCGGAAGTCCGGGCACGGACGCGTGAGCGGTGCCGGGGCGGTGACCGGTCAGGGCAGACGTGCGCGCAGCAGCGGCACACCGGCACCCGACACCCGCTCCAGCCCGGCCTCACGGTTGGTGAGTACCAGCAGGAGGGCCGAGGCCGGGCCGGTCACGACCGGCCCGTCGCCGATGTCCCAGGCGGAGTCGGTCGCCACGAACCGGATGCCGCTCAGCGCTTTGCGGGGATTGAACGGGAACCGCAGCCGCCACAGGCTCTCCAGACCGGCGCGGGCGGCGTCCGGCACGATCTCGATCTCCCGGCCCAGCGGGACAGCGATGTCCTGGCTGTGCGTCAGCACGTCCATGACCGTCGTGTCCGCACCGGCACCCGGCGCGGGCGGCAGAAGCCGCGATCCGGCGTGCTCGCGCAACCGCGCCACGAGCCCGGCCGCCGGTTCGCGGGCCGTCCGTACCGCCGAGTCCCTGACCATCCGGTGGAACGAGCCACCGGAGCGCAGCAGCTCCTTCATCCATCCCGCCGTCGTCAGCGTCGGTGGCAGGGTCAGATGTGCCACCACGTCACGGACCCGCCAGCCACCGCACAGCGACGGGCTCTCCCACTCCTCGCGGGACAGGCCGTCCAGCAGATCGGCCAGCCGGAGCCGGGCCGACTCGACCTCGGCCCACACGGCATCATCGATCGGGGCGCCGGCCACGGCGTCCTCAGTTCGCCGGCTTGCGGGCGCAGAGAACGAGATAGCCCATGTGTTCCGGCCCCGGCGCGAACATGTCCTTCTGCCCCTGCCTGACCGCGTCGGCGAAGTCCGCGCCGAACTCCGCCACGAGCTCGTCCCGCAACTCCTCGGTCCGCTCGACGTAGCGGTTGCCCATGCCGTACACACGGTGGCCGCACTGCGTCCACTCCTCGACGACGAAACCGGCGTCACGGACGACCTCCAGCCATCCGTCGGCCGTCATCGGCCGGCGGCTGCGGAAGAACGGCGGCAGCTCGGCATCGGGGTGGACCATGGTCGTCTCGGTGATCGCGACACGGCCGCCCGGCTTGAGCACGCGGTAGAACTCCGACAGGGCCTTCGACAGGTCGACCGAGTGCGACAGAGCCTCCATCGCCATCACCGCGTCGTAGTGGTCATCGCCGTACGGCAGGTCGTGGTAGTCGCGGACCTGGAACCGCACCCGGTCGAACAGCCCCGTCCTCGCCGCCCGCTTCTCCGCCTCCCCGCACTCGGCCGGACTGATCGTGATGCCGGTGACGCGGGCGCCGACCTCACGGGCGATCTGGGTCGCGGGCGCGCCGACCCCGCAGCCCGCGTCGAGCAGGTGCTCGCCGCGGCGCAGCCCGAGGGCGTCGACGACCTTACGGGTCAGGCGCTTGCCCGCCTCCTCGACACTGGCGTCGTCCTTCTCGTCGTACCAGTAGCCCAGGTGCTCGTACCCGTCGTTGAACATCGTCGACATCTTGCACGAGCTGTCGTACAGCTCGGCCACCTGGGCCGGTGTCCAGTCCGATTCGCTCATGGAACGTCCCTTCGCTGCCATCCTGTTCCCAAGTCTCCTTGGCGTACCTGGGACTTCTCGTCTTCTGGCGGTGCGGCACCCGCACCGGCGGCGGTCAGCTGTGATCGGCCAGCAGCCGGGCGAGCCGTGCGACGCCCTCGCCGATCCGGCCGGGCTCCAGCGCGCTCGACGACAGCCGCAGCGCGTGCGTCCCGCCGTCGGCGTAGAAGAACCTCATCGGTGTCCACAGCACGCCGTACCGCTCGGCGGAGAGCTCCAGCAGCTTCTCGTCGGCCGGCACGGGCACCTCGAGCACCACGAAGAACCCGCCGCTCGGCACGGTCCAGCGCACGCGTCTGCCGGCCGTGTCCGGGAAGTGCTCCTCCAACGCTCGCAGCAGTGTGCGCAGGTTGCGCCGGTAGAAGGCGCTCTTGTCCCGGCTGGCCGCCCGCAGGCTGCAGCCGGACTCGAGGAGCAGGCCGCCGATCACCGCCTGCGCCACCGGTGAGGTGTTGACCGTGAGCATGCTCTTGACCGCCGACAGCTCCTCGGCCAGCAGCGTGCGCCGCCCGTCGCGGGCCAGGACCGGCTGGTCGGCCACGAGGAACCCGACCCGCGCACCGGGGAAGCAGGACTTCGCGAACGAACCGAGGTAGATCACCCGGGAGCGCCGGTCGAGCGCCTTGAGCGACGGGCGGGGCTCGTCGCCGAGGCCGAACAGACCGTACGGGTCGTCCTCGAGCACGATCAGGTCCTCGGCCTCCGTGACGTCCAGCAGCCCGAGCCTGGCCTCCGGCGACAGCGAGCGACCGGACGGATTGGAGAAGTTCGGCACGACGTAGAGGGCCTTCGGGGTACGGCCCCCGGCCCGCACGGCGCGGGCGGTCGCCGCGACGGCCGCCGGATCGAGCCCGCCGGGCCCCTCCGGCACCGGGACGACGTCGATGCCCAGCAGGCGCGCCGCACCGGTGATCCCGACGTACCAGGGCTCCACGGCGAGCAGGACGTCGCCGGGCCGCGCGCACAGGCCCCGCAACGCGATGACCATCGCCTCCTGGCAGCCCGAGGTGACCGCGATCGCCTCCGGGCGCACCGAGATGCCCTCGTCGTTCGCCAGCTGCCGTGCGATCAGCTCGCCGAGCACACCGTTGGTCCTGCCGTACTGCATGAGCAACGACCCCACCCGGTCCGGGGGCATCCCGGAGGCCGCCAGGTGGTCCTGGAAGACGCGCAGATACCGGGGGAGGTCGGCCGGGTCGTGGAAGCCGTCCCAGGGGCGCCCGGCCGCGAGGGAGATCGCGTCCGGGAACCGGTCGGCGACCTCGTTGAGGAAGTTCATCGAGGTCGCCACCGGGTCCCACACCGAGACGTGCAGCGATTCACGGGAAAGCGTGGCCACTACGCGGCCCTCCTGCCCGGCGCCGCCGCGTCCGCGGCCTCCACGGCCAGCTCGACGAGCCGGCTGCCGACGTCGACCACGGGCAGCCGGCACGCCGCGAGCACCTGCGGCAGCACCGCGGTGAAGTGGGTGCACGCGAGGACGACGGCGTCGAGCCGGGCACGCCCGGCCAGGCGCAGCGTCTCGGGCAGGCTGGAACCGTGGAACGCCGCCGCCGCGTCACCCGCCTCGACGGCCCGTACGAGCGCCGGGTCGGAGACACTGAGCGCACGGTGGCCCAGCAGCCCGGTCACCCGCTCGTAACCGGCCACCGCCGACCCGTTCCCGGTGAGAACCAGCGCACGCCGGTGGGCGGCCGCGACCTCCCGGTAGACGGCGGCGGGAGAGACCAGGGTGAGTGAGGCCTCGGCCGAGGCCGCGTCGAGGTCGACCACGGCGGAGAGCGAGTTGCAGAACAGCATCACCACCCGGTGGCCGCGTGCGTCCAGGTCGCGCACCAGATCGAGGAACGCGGCCCGCAGCGTGCCGGGGCGCTCGTACTGCAACGCGTCCTGCTCGTCCGGAGAGCCGGCCATCGGGTACGGGACCGCCGCGTGCCCGGCGTTCCGCAGCAGGTTCGCACCGACCTCCGTGTCGAAGGGTGTGCCGGCGACAACTGCGATCTCCATCGCGCCCTCTCGTACGGTCGGGATGCCTCTGCCAAGAGCCTGACGACCGTACGGGCCGCCATCAACTCCCGTTGTGCGCAGGCGGGACCACCTTGCCGGGGTTGAGGATTCCCGCCGGGTCGAGCGCTCGCTTGACCGCCTGATGGACGCGCACGCCGACCGGGCCGAGCTCGCGCGCCAGCCAGTCCCGCTTGAGCAGGCCGACACCGTGCTCGCCGGTGCAGGTGCCGCCGAGCGCGAGACCGAGCCGCATGATCTCGTCGAACACCTCCCGCCCCCGGGCCAGCACGGCCGGGTCGGACCGGTCGACCACGATCACCGGGTGGAGGTTGCCGGCCCCCGCATGGCCGACCACACCGACCAGTACGTCGTGCCTCTCGGCGATGCGCGCGATGCCCTCCACCAGATCGACGACCCGGTCGCGCGGCACGGCCACGTCGTCGACGACGAGACCGCCCCCGCCACCGGGGAACCGCCGTGCGGCGAGGTGCTCCATCGCGGGGTGGGCGAGCCGGCGCGCGGCGAGCAGCGCCCCGGCCTCCACCCGGTCGGTCGCCACGTACAGCTCGCCCGCGCCCGCGCGCTCGCAGTACGCGGCCATCGCGTCCAGTTCGCCCTGCGCGGCGGATCCGGCGTCCGACGCGGCGAGCAGCAGCGCACCGGCGCCCGTGTCCAGCCCGGACGGCCGGTAGTCCTCGACGGCCCGCAGGTGCGTTTGGTCCATCAGCTCCAGCAGGCTCGGCGCGAGCCCCGCCCCCATGATGCCGGTGACCGCCCGGCAGGCCGCGGCCACCGTCGGGAACACCGCCGCGAGCGTACGGTCCGGGCATCGCGCGGGCCGCAGCCGCAGGACGATCTCGGTGATGATGCCCAAAGTGCCCTCGGACCCGGTGAACAGCCCGGTGAGGTCGTACCCGGCGGTCCGGGCGGGACCCCGCCCACCGCAACGCAGGACGGCCCCGTCGGCGAGGACCACGGTCAGCCCGGCCACGTACCGGCCGGTGACCCCGTACTTCACACAGCACATGCCCCCCGCGTTGGTCGCGACGTTGCCGCCGATGGTCGAGGACTCCCACGAGCCCGGGTC from Streptomyces sp. NBC_01754 includes:
- a CDS encoding SDR family NAD(P)-dependent oxidoreductase is translated as MLLQDRTAIVYGGGGSIGSAVARTFAAEGARVYLAGRTPEPVERVAKEIANSGGMASATVLDVFDEQAVTEHAAAVAREAGRLDVSMNLIRVRGLQGVPLIDMAVDDVTTLVHDQLRANFITARAAAKHMVEQGSGVILALNSGSAVGSTMMGSTGPADAALDVLIRNLAAEIGPSGVRVAGIWTAGLPETITREKLAEHGAVVDEEGLRGILANLDQMRMTKRSPRLSEVAGTAAFLASDRAGAITGTFLNVSSGMFTTS
- a CDS encoding FAD-binding oxidoreductase yields the protein MTITTDAVADLRAALHGPDSVLTDPDVLRTVSRDEADLCRAGVPLAVVRPRDTAEVAAVVRVAAAHGLPVVPQGARTGLVGGANAADGAVVVSLARLKRISVDAAGGLAVVGAGVVNADLGRAVALEGLDYPPDPGSWESSTIGGNVATNAGGMCCVKYGVTGRYVAGLTVVLADGAVLRCGGRGPARTAGYDLTGLFTGSEGTLGIITEIVLRLRPARCPDRTLAAVFPTVAAACRAVTGIMGAGLAPSLLELMDQTHLRAVEDYRPSGLDTGAGALLLAASDAGSAAQGELDAMAAYCERAGAGELYVATDRVEAGALLAARRLAHPAMEHLAARRFPGGGGGLVVDDVAVPRDRVVDLVEGIARIAERHDVLVGVVGHAGAGNLHPVIVVDRSDPAVLARGREVFDEIMRLGLALGGTCTGEHGVGLLKRDWLARELGPVGVRVHQAVKRALDPAGILNPGKVVPPAHNGS
- a CDS encoding maleylpyruvate isomerase family mycothiol-dependent enzyme, with protein sequence MAGAPIDDAVWAEVESARLRLADLLDGLSREEWESPSLCGGWRVRDVVAHLTLPPTLTTAGWMKELLRSGGSFHRMVRDSAVRTAREPAAGLVARLREHAGSRLLPPAPGAGADTTVMDVLTHSQDIAVPLGREIEIVPDAARAGLESLWRLRFPFNPRKALSGIRFVATDSAWDIGDGPVVTGPASALLLVLTNREAGLERVSGAGVPLLRARLP
- a CDS encoding aminotransferase-like domain-containing protein — its product is MATLSRESLHVSVWDPVATSMNFLNEVADRFPDAISLAAGRPWDGFHDPADLPRYLRVFQDHLAASGMPPDRVGSLLMQYGRTNGVLGELIARQLANDEGISVRPEAIAVTSGCQEAMVIALRGLCARPGDVLLAVEPWYVGITGAARLLGIDVVPVPEGPGGLDPAAVAATARAVRAGGRTPKALYVVPNFSNPSGRSLSPEARLGLLDVTEAEDLIVLEDDPYGLFGLGDEPRPSLKALDRRSRVIYLGSFAKSCFPGARVGFLVADQPVLARDGRRTLLAEELSAVKSMLTVNTSPVAQAVIGGLLLESGCSLRAASRDKSAFYRRNLRTLLRALEEHFPDTAGRRVRWTVPSGGFFVVLEVPVPADEKLLELSAERYGVLWTPMRFFYADGGTHALRLSSSALEPGRIGEGVARLARLLADHS
- a CDS encoding glucose-1-phosphate thymidylyltransferase, producing the protein MLTGGSGVRLRPFTYSTPKQLMPLANKPVLDHVIAHVRALGATEVCLLTGDWADAITEAMGDGSRFDVTLTYLRQDRPLGLAHAVQSARPFLGDDDFLMYLGDNILTDDSGEAAEIVGDFRQHRPAAGLVVQHVADPRAYGVAEVDTDGSVRRLVEKPSRPRTDLAVVGLYYFTAAIHRATDAIKPSARGELEITDAVQWLIDQGEQVSARRYSGFWKDVGRADDVLHCNRRLLGELRTDVRGEIDPASELRGQVVIEAGARVVRSRIEGPAIIGPGTLIEDSRIGPGTSIGRDCVVRGTHVSDSVVLQGAHIHTSRGLRGSLVGRFATVGPGEQGDPDHHFVIGDHAQIEMTVV
- a CDS encoding oxidoreductase; protein product: MGAPRQWTEELVPDQSGRTAVVTGAGSGIGFETARALARRGAHVVLAVRDVDKAAAAVSRIRDTAAAAGPAVLRLDLANQASVREAAKELNDRFGAIDLLINNAGVMWTPESRTADGFELQFATNHLGHFALTGLLLDALRARPGARIVTISSYLHKLGRIDFDDLNAEHRYGRYRAYNRSKLANVMFALELQRRLAESGADTVSLAAHPGLAATGLGRHIPAALRTLGRPLAPLFLQHAGTGMLAGLRAATDPAARGGEFHGPLGPTGTRGPVGPARPGRGARDPHARGRLWAESERLTGVRYTF
- a CDS encoding cation:proton antiporter produces the protein MPEVLVPPMESHSLLVFLLQVGLLLLSAIVLGRLAARIGMPSIVGELTAGVFLGPSLLGWAAPDLSAWLLPADPAQMHMLDAVGQIAVLLLVGLTGTEMDLGLMRRRRRTALRISLSGLLIPLALGIAAGFPLARLLSPGRSDPTVFALFLGVAMCVSAIPVIAKTLMDMNLIHRNVSQLALMAGMIDDAFGWFMLSIVSAMAVGGLGADDIALTLLRMLLVLLVAVVIGRPLIRTALRSGAGSRERVVAIVVVLVLLAGSGTQALGLEAVFGAFVCGILIGSTKEFTAERTAPLRTVVLSVLAPLFFVTAGLRVDLRALAQPKVLTAALAVLVIAVAGKFAGAYLGARLSRLTKWEALALGAGMNARGVVEVIVAMVGLRLGILDAATYTIVVLVAVVTSIMAPPLLRVAMRRIEHTEEEQLRLIARGGGLDEQWSQSPPGNEIHEPRVR
- a CDS encoding SAM-dependent methyltransferase; translated protein: MSESDWTPAQVAELYDSSCKMSTMFNDGYEHLGYWYDEKDDASVEEAGKRLTRKVVDALGLRRGEHLLDAGCGVGAPATQIAREVGARVTGITISPAECGEAEKRAARTGLFDRVRFQVRDYHDLPYGDDHYDAVMAMEALSHSVDLSKALSEFYRVLKPGGRVAITETTMVHPDAELPPFFRSRRPMTADGWLEVVRDAGFVVEEWTQCGHRVYGMGNRYVERTEELRDELVAEFGADFADAVRQGQKDMFAPGPEHMGYLVLCARKPAN
- a CDS encoding aspartate/glutamate racemase family protein yields the protein MEIAVVAGTPFDTEVGANLLRNAGHAAVPYPMAGSPDEQDALQYERPGTLRAAFLDLVRDLDARGHRVVMLFCNSLSAVVDLDAASAEASLTLVSPAAVYREVAAAHRRALVLTGNGSAVAGYERVTGLLGHRALSVSDPALVRAVEAGDAAAAFHGSSLPETLRLAGRARLDAVVLACTHFTAVLPQVLAACRLPVVDVGSRLVELAVEAADAAAPGRRAA